AAGATTGCCGTTATGGGACCAAATGCACAGGATTCTGTTATGCAGTGGGGAAACTATAACGGTACCCCGGCTAACACCATTACCATTCTGGAAGGTATAAAAGCTGCTTTAGGACCAAAGGATAAATTGATTTATGAGCAGGCCTGTGGTTTGGTAGAACAGACTTTAATGCGGAGCGCTTTTAACGAATGTTCATTTACCGGAAAGCAGGGTTTCCGGGCTACCTATTGGAACAATAAGGATAGAAACGGAGCTCCGGCAACCAATATGCAGATGTCCAATCCTTTTGCCCTTTGTACATCCGGAGCAACGGTATTTGCACCTAAGGTAGAACTGACAGATTTTTCTGCAAGTTATGAGGGTGTGTTTAAGCCTTCAAAATCGGGAGAAGTGGTAATGGAGTTTTATATGAATGGTCTTTTAAGTTTATGGGTAGATGGTACAGAAGTAAAAAGTGCTAAAACAAACCACGGTAGCCGTAAGCAGACTTACAATATGAAAGTCCAGCAAGGTAAGAACTATGATATTAAGTTCTACTTTGCTCATAATAATGGAGACGCACAATTGAATTTTGATATTGGCTATAAAGAAGAGGCAAATATCAATAAATCGATTAAAAATATTGCCGGAGCAGATTTAGTTGTTTTCGTAGGAGGAATTTCCCCGTCTTTAGAAGGGGAGGAAATGGGAGTGAAGCTACCTGGATTTAGAGGTGGCGACCGTACAGATATCCAGCTTCCGACAATACAAAGGCAGTTTGTAAAGGCTTTAAAAGAAGCAGGTAAGAGAGTTATTTTTATCAACTGTTCTGGTTCGCCTATAGGGCTGGCAGATGAGATGGCCAATAGCGAAGCTATTGTACAGGCATGGTACCCGGGGCAGGCAGGCGGACAAGCTGTTGCCGATGTTCTATTTGGGAAATATAATCCTTCTGGACGTTTACCAATAACCTTCTATCGGGATACGACACAATTGCCTGATTTCGAAAATTACGATATGGCCGGTCGCACCTATCGTTATATGCAGGATAAACCATTGTTCCCATTTGGATATGGTTTAAGCTATACCCAATTCCAGTACGGAAATCCGATTTTAAATCAGCAGGTTATTACTAATGGACAGACAATACAGCTAACTGTGCCGGTAACCAATACTGGTAAGCGGAGTGGCGACGAGGTTGTCCAGGTTTACTTAAGGAAAAAAGGAGATGCTACCGGGCCTGTAAAAACATTGAGAGATTTCAGAAGGCTAAGTTTTAACGCCGGGCAAACCCAACAAGTGGTATTTAAAATTACACCTAAACAGCTGGAATGGTGGAACGAACAATCTAAAGCAATGCAGGTACAATCGGGAGATTATGAATTGCTGGTAGGTAAAAGTTCTGCAGATGAAGATTTAAAAATGGTGACATTTACTATCAGATGATTTAGTTAGTTAGTTAGTTAGTTAGTTAGTTAGTTAGTTAGTTAGTTAGTTAGTTAGTTAGTTTTGAGATAGTTATTAAAAATAAATAAGAAATATAATGGATTTGAAATACGCAGCTTTAATAAGTGTTTTATCGTTAAGCTTGTCTTGCAGCAGCAAAGCAGACGATACACCTAAAAAAGAGGAACAACAAATAGAAACTGTCAAATACGACCTGATCGTGGCGCAAGATGGATCGGGTAATTTTAAGACGATACAGGAAGCCGTAAATGCAGTACCAAGTGGGAAGACTAAACCGTTTACTATTTATATAAAAAATGGTATATATAAGGAAATAGTAACTGTACCATCTTCCAAAACATTTGTCTCTTTTAAGGGAGAAAATGTCGAAAAAACCATTATTACCTATGATAATTATGCAAAGAGACTCAATAGCGAAGGAAAAGAATATGGTACTTCCGGTTCTGCATCGGTATTTATTAACGGAAACAATTTTACTGCAGAACAGATTACTTTCGAAAATACCTCTGGTATAGATGCCGGGCAGGCATTGGCCATTAATATTGGTGCACCTAAATCAGCTTTTAAAAACTGTAAATTTCTTGGCTTTCAGGATACATTTTATGCAGGAAACGGTACGCTGCAATATGTAACAGATTCCTATATTGGCGGAACGGTAGATTTTATTTTTGGTGGTTCTACAGCTTTCTTTGAAAATTGCATCTTGCATAGTTTCAGAGATGGATATTTAACGGCCGCTTCTACACCGCAGGAACAAAAATATGGCTATATATTCCAGAAATGTAAGATAACAGCAGCATCAGACCTTAAAAAAGCGTCTGTTTACCTGGGCCGCCCGTGGAGGCCTTATGCCAATGTGGTTTTTGTGGAATGTGAAATGGGCGGACACATCAGGCCGGAAGGATGGCATAATTGGGGAAATACTGATAATGAAAAAACAGCAAGATATGCAGAATATGAGAGTAAAGGGGAAGGGTATCAGGCCGGTAAAAGAGTAAGCTGGTCTAAGCAATTAACAGCAGAAGAGGCTAAGTTATATTCTAAACAAAATGTTTTAGGAAGCTGGAATCCGTTTTAGTTAGTGAATAAAGATAGAGTAGTAAGTTATCCTGAGGGTAAATGTAATTTATACAAATCAATATAGGTTGAGGTTTTCACTCCCCATTATCTTGATCCCGCCCAAAGTCTATCGTGTGGACATAAGTTAAGTCGTCCCGAACTCCTGACTGTCGTTAGGCAAATTGTTTCGCATACGCGTCAAGTTAAGAGTTCCCTTATCCGCCCTTTGGGCACCTTCTCCTCCCAAAGGGACTCCTTCGGAGCAGGGAGAAGGAGAAAAGTACAATGTTTCTGCTATGAAACACCGTTCTTGAATTTTGCACTTCCGTCTTCCGACTTGTCGGAAGTGATTAAGGGAGAGGGGATTATGATATGATTAGATTGCTAAAAGTTCTTAACTTGTCGCTAATGCGAACTTGTTTCTGGATTTCATAATAAAGGTGTTAGTGAACCTGCATAAACGTATTGGAATACATAATATGAGAATATTAAAAGTTTATAATCAAACAAATTAATTTTTAGAATGAGATACTTTATTAAAAAAGCACTTTTCCTGTTACTGTTCTCACTGTGCGGAAGTCTGGTTTTTGCGCAACAGCAAAATCCAATGGAGTTATGGTATAACCAGCCGGCAGCAAACTGGAACGAGGCCCTGCCCATAGGCAATGGCTTTCTGGCAGGTATGGTTTTCGGGGGAGTGCAGAAAGACAGAATTCAGCTTAATGAAGAAACTATTTGGGCTGGTGAACCGGGAAACAATATCATTCCAAACGTTTATCCTGCAATTGCAGAGATCAGGAAACTGCTGGTCGAAGGCAAATATAAAGAAGCGCAGGATCTG
This genomic interval from Pseudopedobacter saltans DSM 12145 contains the following:
- the xyl3A gene encoding xylan 1,4-beta-xylosidase — protein: MRIFVFSVFLIFLGSQISAQNKLYPFQDNRLPFDKRVDDLLQRLTVEEKVLLMQDVSRPIERLGIKQYNWWNEALHGVARAGLATVFPQPIGMAASFDRDALFNVFNAVSDEARAKHNYHLSQGSYGRYEGLTMWTPTINIFRDPRWGRGIETYGEDPYLTAVMGVQAVKGLQGPSNGKYDKLHACAKHFAVHSGPEWNRHSFDAANIKQRDLYETYLPAFEALVKEAKVQEVMCAYNRFEGDPCCGSDRLLQQILRKKWGFEGIVVADCGAIADFFKENAHKTHPDAASASAAAVYSGTDLDCGSSYKALTEAVKKGLIEEKDIDVSVRRLLMARFRLGEMDDQSLVPWSKISYNVVASKAHNQIALDMARKSITLLQNKNNILPLKSGGLKIAVMGPNAQDSVMQWGNYNGTPANTITILEGIKAALGPKDKLIYEQACGLVEQTLMRSAFNECSFTGKQGFRATYWNNKDRNGAPATNMQMSNPFALCTSGATVFAPKVELTDFSASYEGVFKPSKSGEVVMEFYMNGLLSLWVDGTEVKSAKTNHGSRKQTYNMKVQQGKNYDIKFYFAHNNGDAQLNFDIGYKEEANINKSIKNIAGADLVVFVGGISPSLEGEEMGVKLPGFRGGDRTDIQLPTIQRQFVKALKEAGKRVIFINCSGSPIGLADEMANSEAIVQAWYPGQAGGQAVADVLFGKYNPSGRLPITFYRDTTQLPDFENYDMAGRTYRYMQDKPLFPFGYGLSYTQFQYGNPILNQQVITNGQTIQLTVPVTNTGKRSGDEVVQVYLRKKGDATGPVKTLRDFRRLSFNAGQTQQVVFKITPKQLEWWNEQSKAMQVQSGDYELLVGKSSADEDLKMVTFTIR
- a CDS encoding pectinesterase family protein, which encodes MDLKYAALISVLSLSLSCSSKADDTPKKEEQQIETVKYDLIVAQDGSGNFKTIQEAVNAVPSGKTKPFTIYIKNGIYKEIVTVPSSKTFVSFKGENVEKTIITYDNYAKRLNSEGKEYGTSGSASVFINGNNFTAEQITFENTSGIDAGQALAINIGAPKSAFKNCKFLGFQDTFYAGNGTLQYVTDSYIGGTVDFIFGGSTAFFENCILHSFRDGYLTAASTPQEQKYGYIFQKCKITAASDLKKASVYLGRPWRPYANVVFVECEMGGHIRPEGWHNWGNTDNEKTARYAEYESKGEGYQAGKRVSWSKQLTAEEAKLYSKQNVLGSWNPF